In the Marinomonas algicola genome, one interval contains:
- the umuC gene encoding translesion error-prone DNA polymerase V subunit UmuC: MPVFALVDCNNFYASCEKLFRPDLKDTPVVVLSNNDGCVVARSREAKFFGIKMGVPVFQIKAKMQRHGILAFSSNYALYADLSSRVMRTLEEMAPRVEVYSIDEAFLDLTGIESAISLVEFGQQVRERIGHWIGITVCVGIAPTKTLAKLANHAAKKYPATQGVVDLTNPDRQRRLLALVPVDDVWGVGRRLSKRLNALGITTALDLANASPRAIRDQFSVVLERTVRELNGESCIELEEIPPTKKQIVCSRSFAVKVTQFELLREAVCEYATRATEKLRKEQQQAKVLTVFIRTSPFKDNEPQYSNSASGELLIPSCDTRDFIKLASHLLKRIWKDGFRYAKAGVMLSDFYDPGMFQPGLFDDISTRSNSQQLMSVLDTINQSGAGKVFFAGQGLKKDWSMKRDHLSPAYTTRWNQLPRVK, encoded by the coding sequence ATGCCTGTATTTGCCTTGGTGGACTGCAACAACTTTTACGCCAGTTGTGAGAAGCTCTTTCGTCCTGATTTAAAAGATACGCCGGTTGTGGTGCTGTCCAACAATGACGGCTGTGTGGTTGCACGCTCGCGTGAAGCCAAGTTTTTCGGTATTAAAATGGGCGTACCCGTCTTTCAGATCAAAGCTAAAATGCAGCGCCATGGCATTTTGGCTTTTTCATCCAACTATGCGCTGTATGCGGATTTGAGCAGTCGAGTGATGCGCACTTTGGAAGAGATGGCACCACGAGTAGAGGTTTACTCCATTGACGAAGCGTTTTTGGATTTAACCGGTATTGAGTCGGCCATATCCCTTGTCGAGTTCGGACAACAAGTGCGAGAGCGCATAGGCCACTGGATTGGGATCACCGTCTGTGTAGGCATTGCACCTACTAAAACACTCGCCAAGCTGGCTAACCATGCCGCCAAGAAATACCCCGCCACTCAGGGGGTTGTAGACCTGACCAATCCAGATCGGCAACGTCGATTGCTCGCATTAGTCCCAGTTGATGATGTTTGGGGCGTTGGTAGACGGCTTTCTAAGCGTTTAAATGCTCTGGGTATCACCACAGCCCTAGACCTCGCCAATGCCTCTCCTAGAGCCATCAGAGACCAGTTCTCGGTGGTTTTAGAGAGAACCGTCAGAGAGCTCAATGGTGAGTCGTGCATTGAACTTGAAGAAATCCCGCCAACTAAGAAGCAAATCGTCTGTAGCCGTTCATTTGCCGTAAAAGTAACGCAATTTGAATTGTTACGTGAGGCCGTATGTGAATACGCAACCCGCGCCACTGAGAAGCTACGCAAAGAACAGCAGCAAGCCAAAGTGCTGACCGTGTTTATACGTACCAGCCCCTTTAAGGACAACGAGCCGCAATACAGCAACTCCGCATCGGGCGAGTTGTTGATACCCAGTTGTGATACGAGGGATTTTATCAAGCTGGCCAGTCACTTACTCAAGCGGATATGGAAGGATGGCTTTCGCTATGCCAAAGCGGGCGTCATGCTGTCTGACTTTTACGATCCCGGCATGTTTCAACCAGGACTATTCGATGACATATCGACCCGCTCTAATAGCCAACAGTTAATGTCTGTATTGGACACAATTAACCAAAGCGGTGCCGGAAAGGTTTTCTTTGCTGGACAAGGCTTGAAGAAAGATTGGTCGATGAAACGAGATCATTTATCTCCAGCGTACACGACACGCTGGAATCAGTTACCACGAGTGAAGTAG
- the mobI gene encoding conjugative transfer protein MobI(A/C), producing the protein MDGEIGLVEIVNELWKSEVSNLLQQETDRLKALARAEVDDFWVSHYKVRENVPFKDWGLLGVRIRDFKYGFGIEWYINSFHGQRGKRVVFSKGLRISKTKLRYSFLDCQGLAKEWELALAMEKEEFFSDIRRQVDKLNMLRRRVNAY; encoded by the coding sequence TTGGATGGGGAAATTGGTTTGGTAGAAATCGTCAATGAACTATGGAAATCGGAAGTATCAAATTTATTGCAGCAAGAAACAGACAGGCTAAAAGCGCTCGCACGAGCTGAAGTTGATGACTTTTGGGTTAGCCATTACAAGGTTCGCGAGAATGTGCCCTTTAAAGATTGGGGGCTGCTTGGTGTACGTATTAGAGACTTTAAGTATGGCTTTGGCATAGAGTGGTATATCAACAGCTTTCACGGTCAAAGAGGCAAGCGAGTAGTCTTTAGTAAAGGTCTGCGTATTTCAAAGACGAAGCTGAGATACTCATTTTTGGACTGCCAAGGTCTAGCCAAAGAATGGGAGTTAGCGCTGGCCATGGAGAAAGAAGAATTCTTCAGTGATATTCGACGCCAAGTTGATAAGCTCAACATGCTGCGTCGCAGAGTGAATGCCTATTGA
- a CDS encoding ParM/StbA family protein — translation MFVLGVDIGYSNLKLAIGQSGSEPKTIILPAGAGPADRMPERIGGGDDETCLYVSVDNERWAAGVPAGRLQGWERELHPEYPTTKTYKALFHAALLMAETESIDLVVTGLPVSQFHEPQRKSDLVKRLKGVHQVTPKRSITVHDVKVLPQPAGAYMDLVQTGGDLGLIEEGRVVVIDPGFFSVDWVALEAGEIRYSSSGTSLQAMSVLLETIDKLISEDHGAKVGMDRLEKAMRTGDLQVLLFGEKVDISPYLNAAMKKVAPVALTAMRQSMRDESINADLVLIAGGGAMAYKEAAKEIFSRSKIIVPEQSVLANVRGFWFYGA, via the coding sequence ATGTTTGTACTAGGCGTAGATATCGGTTACTCAAACCTGAAGCTGGCAATTGGCCAATCAGGCAGTGAACCGAAAACCATTATTCTGCCTGCGGGTGCCGGTCCTGCGGATCGTATGCCGGAGCGTATCGGTGGAGGCGATGATGAAACCTGTTTGTATGTGTCTGTCGATAATGAGCGTTGGGCCGCTGGTGTGCCTGCTGGACGCCTTCAAGGCTGGGAACGAGAGCTTCACCCGGAATATCCCACCACAAAAACCTATAAGGCGCTTTTTCATGCCGCCTTGTTAATGGCTGAAACAGAATCCATCGATTTGGTTGTCACTGGATTACCGGTTTCCCAATTTCATGAACCACAACGTAAGTCTGACCTTGTGAAGCGTTTAAAAGGTGTCCATCAAGTGACGCCTAAGCGCAGCATCACAGTTCATGATGTCAAAGTGCTGCCACAGCCTGCCGGTGCCTATATGGATCTGGTTCAAACAGGTGGAGATTTGGGCTTGATTGAAGAAGGTCGCGTCGTCGTTATAGATCCCGGCTTTTTTTCTGTTGACTGGGTTGCCCTTGAGGCCGGAGAAATTCGCTACAGCTCATCAGGAACCAGTCTTCAGGCAATGTCCGTGCTACTGGAAACCATTGATAAGCTGATTTCGGAAGATCATGGTGCCAAAGTGGGTATGGATCGACTTGAAAAAGCCATGAGAACCGGCGACTTGCAGGTGCTACTATTTGGAGAAAAAGTCGATATTTCACCTTATCTGAATGCTGCAATGAAAAAGGTAGCGCCTGTTGCTCTTACAGCCATGCGCCAATCCATGCGTGACGAAAGCATCAATGCGGACTTGGTATTGATCGCCGGAGGTGGAGCCATGGCTTATAAGGAAGCGGCCAAGGAGATTTTTTCACGAAGCAAGATCATCGTGCCGGAACAGTCTGTTTTGGCGAACGTCCGAGGCTTCTGGTTTTATGGGGCCTGA
- a CDS encoding AlpA family transcriptional regulator — protein MSVKIIRMRELSQKTGCSRSTIYSFISKNEFPKPISLGARAVGWIESEIDEWIAQKEVQRYSSQLHDNKA, from the coding sequence ATGTCAGTAAAGATTATTCGAATGCGAGAGTTGAGTCAAAAAACCGGTTGTTCAAGAAGTACGATTTACTCTTTTATCTCAAAAAATGAATTTCCTAAGCCTATATCATTGGGTGCAAGAGCTGTTGGCTGGATTGAGAGTGAAATTGATGAATGGATCGCCCAAAAAGAAGTTCAGCGATATTCAAGTCAACTGCACGACAATAAAGCTTAA
- a CDS encoding tyrosine-type recombinase/integrase: MASLNKLTVKRVQTLKAVNGKSIRKSDGGGLYIYVKPNNLKFWEFRYTRPVTGKKTFIGIGSFSDVTLSEARDKAYEMRKLLHEGIDPQIERVERKAKLKLLQTYTLKYVADQWHELKITQVKSKTMLDNWRKLEKYAFHKLGDIPVKSLSAPLVIEVLREPESIGKLETVKRTAQLLNEIMNFAVNSGFIDHNPLSGIRDVFKKPVVEHMKSLSPCEVSDLMRALGHANLYVVTRYLIEWQLHTMTRPSEAAGTRWDEIDFENNVWIIPDSRMKMKREHRIPLTNETVSILEGLKVLTSNSPYVFPSTRSNSRHVDPESINKALKRIGLKNRTTAHGFRSLASTTLNEWGEDPDLIEVALAHIGKDKIRNAYNRTDYLERRREMMQRWSSYLTKNSLGSFSIVNSVNG, encoded by the coding sequence ATGGCTAGCTTAAATAAGTTAACTGTTAAACGAGTTCAAACCTTAAAGGCTGTTAATGGCAAATCTATTCGAAAATCCGATGGTGGTGGTCTTTATATATACGTTAAACCTAATAACTTAAAGTTCTGGGAGTTTAGATACACAAGGCCTGTTACTGGTAAAAAGACATTTATAGGTATTGGTTCATTCTCCGATGTAACTCTTTCAGAAGCTAGGGACAAAGCTTATGAGATGAGGAAGTTATTGCACGAAGGCATTGATCCGCAAATTGAGCGCGTAGAGCGCAAAGCCAAACTGAAGTTGTTACAAACATACACTTTGAAGTATGTGGCTGATCAGTGGCATGAGTTAAAGATCACTCAAGTGAAAAGCAAAACCATGCTTGATAACTGGCGAAAGCTTGAAAAGTACGCGTTTCATAAACTTGGTGATATCCCAGTTAAGTCTTTAAGTGCTCCATTAGTAATAGAAGTGCTCCGTGAGCCCGAGAGTATTGGTAAGTTAGAAACTGTTAAAAGAACGGCTCAACTCCTAAATGAGATCATGAACTTCGCCGTTAATAGTGGTTTTATTGATCACAATCCGCTTTCAGGTATAAGGGATGTATTTAAAAAGCCTGTTGTCGAGCATATGAAATCTTTAAGCCCTTGCGAGGTGTCTGATCTAATGAGAGCTTTAGGTCATGCAAATTTATATGTCGTTACCCGCTACCTAATTGAATGGCAACTTCACACTATGACGCGGCCTTCTGAAGCAGCTGGCACACGTTGGGATGAAATTGATTTTGAAAATAATGTATGGATAATTCCAGACTCCCGAATGAAAATGAAACGTGAACACCGAATTCCGTTGACTAACGAGACTGTTTCTATACTTGAAGGTCTCAAAGTGCTTACGTCTAATAGCCCCTATGTTTTTCCTTCAACAAGAAGTAATAGCCGCCATGTTGATCCTGAGTCAATTAATAAAGCGTTAAAACGTATTGGGTTAAAAAATCGGACTACTGCTCATGGGTTTAGATCTTTAGCGAGTACTACACTGAATGAATGGGGAGAAGATCCTGATTTAATTGAAGTAGCACTTGCTCATATTGGTAAAGACAAGATACGTAATGCCTATAACCGAACAGACTATCTAGAGCGGCGTCGAGAAATGATGCAGCGCTGGAGTAGTTACCTGACTAAGAATTCTCTTGGGTCTTTTTCTATTGTAAATAGCGTCAATGGCTAG
- a CDS encoding nitroreductase family protein, with product MSNEIINAMRNRSSKNQLSGSAPSKDEWYEVLNAASRAADHGAIKPWRFRIYEGDAREQLGECYWALAKSEVQELPESKKDSFIKKAFRAPSVLMVYASTEVHPKVPQIEQVMAVSAACQQVLLGLDSLSYGAIWRSGPVAHSDITKTLLGLQDNDQIIGFIYVGQSDQKARYVDDTGIDTRISWA from the coding sequence ATGAGTAATGAAATTATAAATGCAATGCGCAATCGATCTTCAAAAAACCAGCTATCTGGTAGCGCGCCTTCTAAGGACGAATGGTATGAGGTCCTAAATGCCGCGAGTAGGGCGGCTGATCATGGCGCGATAAAGCCTTGGCGGTTCCGAATTTATGAAGGCGATGCTAGAGAGCAACTTGGTGAATGCTATTGGGCCTTGGCGAAATCAGAAGTTCAAGAGTTGCCAGAAAGTAAAAAAGACAGCTTTATTAAAAAAGCGTTTCGTGCACCCAGTGTATTAATGGTGTATGCCAGTACTGAGGTGCATCCAAAAGTACCGCAAATAGAACAAGTCATGGCGGTATCCGCCGCCTGTCAGCAAGTGTTATTGGGATTAGACTCCTTAAGCTATGGCGCAATTTGGCGCTCTGGCCCGGTTGCTCACAGCGACATAACAAAAACGCTATTGGGTCTTCAAGACAATGATCAAATCATCGGCTTTATTTACGTAGGTCAAAGTGATCAAAAAGCACGTTATGTAGACGATACCGGAATAGACACTAGAATCTCATGGGCTTAA
- the queF gene encoding NADPH-dependent 7-cyano-7-deazaguanine reductase QueF (Catalyzes the NADPH-dependent reduction of 7-cyano-7-deazaguanine (preQ0) to 7-aminomethyl-7-deazaguanine (preQ1) in queuosine biosynthesis), which yields MGFLPLGQQTEYVAKYDANLLFPIARVDKWSEMGIESEKLPFFGEDIWNAYEVSWLDKKGKPIVALAEFRFPCDSPNIVESKSFKLYLNSFNQTHFEGQDEVVSLMSQDLSKASGADVDVVIRNLEAMESLVVIKPDFCIDELDVEVTEYHPNAALLQLSESGERGESVEESLVSHLLKSNCPVTNQPDWGSVHIEYKGKAIDHASLLKYVISFREHTDFHEQCVERMFIDIMRQCKPESLLVYARYVRRGGLDINPYRATYNVTLSNDRLTRQ from the coding sequence ATGGGTTTTTTACCTTTAGGACAACAAACAGAATACGTTGCGAAATACGATGCAAATTTATTGTTTCCAATTGCGCGAGTAGACAAATGGTCAGAAATGGGGATTGAGTCTGAAAAACTGCCATTTTTTGGCGAAGACATTTGGAATGCTTATGAGGTGTCTTGGCTTGATAAAAAAGGTAAACCTATTGTTGCACTGGCTGAATTTCGTTTTCCATGCGATTCGCCGAATATAGTAGAGTCAAAATCCTTTAAATTGTACCTGAATTCATTCAATCAAACGCACTTTGAGGGTCAAGATGAGGTGGTATCATTGATGTCCCAAGATTTATCAAAAGCTTCCGGTGCGGATGTGGATGTGGTTATTCGTAATCTAGAAGCCATGGAATCTCTAGTAGTGATTAAGCCTGATTTTTGTATTGATGAGCTTGATGTGGAGGTGACAGAATACCATCCAAATGCGGCATTATTGCAATTGAGTGAGAGTGGCGAACGTGGCGAAAGTGTAGAAGAGAGCTTGGTCAGTCATCTACTCAAATCAAACTGTCCGGTTACCAATCAGCCAGATTGGGGCTCAGTGCATATTGAGTATAAGGGGAAGGCGATTGATCATGCTTCTCTGTTGAAGTACGTTATTTCGTTTAGAGAGCATACGGACTTTCATGAGCAATGTGTCGAACGTATGTTCATCGATATTATGCGTCAATGTAAGCCTGAATCTCTTTTAGTTTATGCGCGTTACGTAAGGCGGGGAGGATTGGATATTAATCCATATCGTGCTACTTATAATGTGACACTAAGCAACGATCGTTTAACAAGACAATAA
- a CDS encoding ABC transporter permease: MSQFEIFIAFLTIIRREIRRFMRIWPQTLLPPAITMILYFAIFGNLIGSRIGEMGGFSYMEYIVPGLIMMSIITNSYSNVSSSFFSAKFQHSVQELLVSPTPNWVILMGYVLGGVSRGLLVGLIVTILSLFFTHLQVQHLFITVLIVVLTSVLFSLGGFVNGIFARSFDDVSIVPTFILTPLTYLGGVFYSIDLLPGFWQQLSLLNPVLYMVNAFRFGILGVSDIDVNWAIFIILSFIVVLFSYGLYLLNRGQGIRD; the protein is encoded by the coding sequence ATGAGTCAGTTTGAAATATTCATTGCATTCCTGACGATTATTCGTCGTGAAATTCGACGCTTTATGCGTATTTGGCCTCAAACACTATTGCCGCCAGCCATTACAATGATCTTATATTTTGCCATTTTTGGTAATTTAATTGGCTCTCGAATTGGTGAAATGGGTGGCTTTAGTTACATGGAATACATCGTTCCTGGTTTGATTATGATGTCCATTATTACTAATTCTTATTCCAATGTGTCTTCTTCCTTTTTTTCAGCCAAGTTCCAACATAGCGTTCAAGAGCTATTGGTATCACCAACGCCGAATTGGGTAATACTCATGGGCTATGTATTAGGTGGCGTGTCACGAGGCTTGCTTGTTGGGTTAATTGTCACTATTTTGTCGTTATTTTTTACTCATCTGCAGGTGCAGCACCTTTTTATTACTGTCTTGATTGTTGTTTTGACATCCGTTTTGTTCTCGTTAGGCGGTTTTGTCAATGGCATCTTTGCGCGTAGCTTTGATGATGTTTCGATCGTTCCGACCTTTATCCTAACGCCTCTGACCTATCTTGGTGGCGTGTTTTATTCGATAGATTTACTGCCAGGATTTTGGCAGCAATTGTCTTTGCTAAACCCTGTGTTATATATGGTTAATGCCTTTAGGTTTGGTATTCTTGGGGTATCTGATATAGATGTAAATTGGGCGATTTTTATCATTTTGTCGTTTATTGTTGTACTTTTTAGTTACGGTTTGTACTTATTAAACCGTGGTCAAGGCATTAGAGATTAA
- a CDS encoding ABC transporter ATP-binding protein yields MTHAIEISDLKKRYEGGFEALKGVNLTVDKGDFFALLGPNGAGKSTTIGILCSLVNKTGGKVSIFGVDIDKDFAIAKKYLGVVPQEFNFNVFETVFNIVVTQAGFYGINRDVAGVRAEKYLKQLDLWDKKDTPSRMLSGGMKRRLMIARALIHEPQVLILDEPTAGVDIELRRSMWEFIKKLNEQGTTIILTTHYLEEAEQLCRNIAIINRGEIVENTSVKSLLKTLNMETFIFDLEQKVTAPFEIEGYPLKFINDGHSFEVEVVKGNALNGVFSYLSEQGMRVTSMRNKSNRLEELFVKLTKDKE; encoded by the coding sequence ATGACACATGCGATTGAAATAAGTGATCTTAAAAAACGCTATGAAGGTGGTTTTGAGGCACTTAAAGGGGTTAATTTAACCGTTGACAAGGGTGACTTCTTTGCTCTTTTGGGACCTAACGGAGCGGGTAAATCGACAACAATTGGTATTTTATGCTCGTTGGTCAATAAAACGGGCGGGAAAGTGTCCATTTTTGGTGTGGACATTGATAAAGATTTTGCGATCGCTAAAAAATATTTAGGTGTGGTGCCGCAAGAATTTAATTTTAATGTTTTCGAGACTGTCTTTAATATTGTCGTTACTCAAGCGGGGTTCTACGGAATTAATAGAGACGTCGCGGGCGTACGAGCGGAAAAATATTTAAAGCAACTAGACCTTTGGGATAAGAAAGACACGCCCTCTAGAATGCTATCGGGCGGTATGAAACGACGATTGATGATTGCTAGAGCCCTCATACATGAGCCTCAAGTACTCATTCTGGATGAGCCTACCGCAGGAGTTGATATTGAGTTGCGTCGTTCTATGTGGGAATTTATTAAAAAGCTTAATGAGCAAGGCACGACAATTATTTTAACGACGCATTATCTTGAAGAAGCGGAGCAATTGTGTCGTAACATTGCCATTATTAATCGCGGTGAGATTGTTGAAAATACCAGCGTAAAGTCATTGCTAAAAACATTGAATATGGAAACCTTTATATTTGATCTTGAGCAAAAGGTTACCGCTCCGTTTGAGATAGAAGGTTACCCATTAAAATTCATTAATGATGGCCATTCATTTGAAGTGGAAGTGGTTAAAGGCAATGCACTCAATGGCGTGTTTTCGTATTTATCTGAACAGGGTATGAGAGTGACAAGTATGAGAAATAAATCCAATCGCCTTGAAGAGTTGTTTGTTAAGTTAACTAAGGATAAAGAATGA
- a CDS encoding PA2817 family protein, translating into MNLRTQYILDSFTELKQRMFEHLPFDQTPLAEEEEDFLQKWDDLMEEIKSLSHDYLFTAQELLARLIRCYPNLTALIKRELLWFVGGECLHFLGDEELALYQKFEETAYEYEQNGQDYDIASLISELRNKETPNTITH; encoded by the coding sequence GTGAACTTACGTACCCAATATATTTTAGATTCATTCACTGAACTCAAACAAAGAATGTTTGAACATCTCCCCTTTGATCAAACGCCACTTGCCGAAGAGGAAGAGGACTTTTTGCAAAAGTGGGATGACCTCATGGAAGAAATTAAATCACTTTCTCATGACTACCTTTTTACAGCTCAAGAGCTGCTTGCAAGGCTAATTCGATGCTACCCAAATCTAACCGCATTGATTAAAAGAGAGCTGCTGTGGTTTGTTGGTGGAGAGTGTCTTCACTTTTTAGGTGACGAAGAACTGGCGTTATATCAAAAATTTGAAGAAACCGCATACGAATACGAACAAAATGGACAAGATTATGATATTGCGTCTTTAATTAGCGAGTTACGTAATAAAGAAACGCCTAATACGATTACCCATTAG
- the fabF gene encoding beta-ketoacyl-ACP synthase II, whose product MPRRRVVVTGMGMVTPLGNNVKETWDNVLEGKSGVSDIVAFDAQQFSTRFAAQVTNFDSSVYMTAKESRKMDLFIQYGVAAAVQALDDAKINKDAVDFTRVGCAIGSGIGGLPMIEKNVGLLLESGPKRISPFFVPGAIINMISGHIAIRFGFKGPNISIVTACTTGTHNIGMAGRMIAYGDADVMIAGGSEMAITPLGIGGFGAARALSTRNDDPKTASRPWDKNRDGFVMGDGAGILVLEEYEHAKARGAEIYAELSGFGMSDDAFHMTAPPETGEGALSAMQSALKDAATDPSEIDYINAHGTSTMAGDLAESNAVKSLMGADASDVAISSTKSMIGHLLGAAGAVESIFSILSIRDQVAPPTINLEDPSEGCDLNYVPLTPQKRKINVVLNNSFGFGGTNGTLVFKKM is encoded by the coding sequence ATGCCACGTCGTCGGGTTGTTGTCACAGGTATGGGGATGGTGACGCCTCTTGGCAATAATGTTAAAGAGACTTGGGACAATGTGCTTGAAGGAAAGAGCGGTGTTTCCGATATAGTCGCATTTGACGCACAGCAATTTTCTACTCGCTTTGCCGCTCAAGTAACGAATTTCGATTCTTCTGTTTACATGACTGCTAAAGAATCACGAAAAATGGACCTCTTTATTCAATATGGTGTTGCTGCGGCTGTACAGGCGCTAGACGATGCTAAAATTAATAAGGACGCGGTTGACTTTACTCGAGTGGGTTGTGCTATAGGTTCTGGTATTGGTGGTTTGCCAATGATAGAAAAGAATGTTGGCCTATTGCTTGAATCTGGCCCAAAGAGAATTTCTCCTTTTTTTGTACCTGGTGCCATTATTAATATGATATCTGGGCACATTGCTATACGTTTTGGCTTTAAAGGCCCAAACATTTCTATTGTTACAGCTTGTACAACGGGTACGCATAATATTGGTATGGCTGGTAGAATGATTGCTTATGGTGACGCCGATGTGATGATAGCGGGTGGTTCTGAAATGGCGATTACCCCACTTGGTATTGGCGGTTTCGGCGCCGCAAGAGCGCTTTCTACTCGTAATGATGATCCTAAAACGGCCAGTCGCCCTTGGGACAAAAATCGAGATGGTTTTGTCATGGGAGACGGTGCTGGAATACTGGTACTGGAAGAATATGAACATGCTAAAGCCCGTGGCGCAGAAATTTATGCCGAATTAAGCGGCTTTGGAATGAGTGATGATGCTTTCCATATGACCGCGCCTCCAGAAACAGGTGAAGGTGCTTTGTCTGCAATGCAATCTGCATTGAAAGATGCGGCGACTGACCCCTCCGAAATTGATTATATTAATGCACACGGCACATCGACAATGGCGGGCGATTTGGCGGAAAGTAATGCTGTGAAGTCTTTAATGGGGGCTGATGCTTCAGATGTGGCTATAAGCTCTACTAAGTCTATGATAGGGCATTTGTTAGGTGCTGCAGGTGCTGTAGAGTCTATTTTTTCGATTTTATCCATTAGAGATCAAGTGGCTCCACCGACGATAAATTTAGAAGATCCGAGTGAAGGGTGTGACTTGAATTATGTTCCATTGACCCCACAAAAAAGAAAGATAAACGTTGTACTGAATAATTCTTTTGGTTTTGGTGGAACGAATGGAACCTTGGTGTTTAAGAAAATGTAA
- the acpP gene encoding acyl carrier protein: MSSIEERVKKIVCEQLGVKEEEVVLAASFVDDLGADSLDTVELVMALEEEFDTEIPDEEAEKITTVQAAVDYINANL; the protein is encoded by the coding sequence ATGAGTAGCATTGAAGAACGCGTTAAAAAAATCGTTTGTGAACAACTTGGTGTTAAAGAAGAAGAAGTAGTGTTAGCGGCTTCTTTTGTTGATGACCTAGGTGCAGATTCTCTAGACACAGTTGAACTTGTTATGGCTTTGGAAGAAGAATTTGATACTGAAATTCCAGACGAAGAAGCTGAAAAAATCACTACAGTTCAAGCTGCGGTTGACTACATCAACGCAAACTTGTAA